In Clostridium sp. DL-VIII, the following proteins share a genomic window:
- the rnr gene encoding ribonuclease R, with the protein MGIKQTLTSFMKEPAYRPMDIEELVAVFDIKKNEYNAFKKTLKMMENEGFIIRTKKDKYMIAKEDHEEEGLIVGTLQAHAKGFGFLIPEEEGQKDVFIPGNCMKGAMNGDKISVRITREDTNTKKREGEVVEIIERNTAKIVGVYEDSRNFGFVVSEDPRISKDVFISKKDRNGAKDGDVVTVKITKWPEGNKKAEGVVTEVLGRKGDRGIDILMIIKKLGLPEEFSEKVLNYAENIPEEIDEEEYKGRRDLRDLKMVTIDGEDAKDLDDAVSIEKLSNGNYKLGVHIADVTHYVKENNPLDKEALKRATSVYLIDRVVPMLPRKLSNGICSLNPKVDRLTLSCFMEIDHKGKVVNHEIVESIIKTNERMTYTDVTKILRDNDEELIKRYDYLYEDFKMMEELCKILREKRTRRGAIDFEIAEAKITLNELGKPIEIKPYEREISNRMIEEFMLAANETVAEHMFWTHLPFVYRIHENPDEEKLAKFKEFVYNLGYNVHWTEEIVPKSFQEILEKVKGKNEETVVSTLLLRSMMQAKYAPECSGHFGLAAQYYCHFTSPIRRYPDLQIHRIIKEYLHGEMDEKRINKLKNIVGYAAKQSSEMERKAQDAEREVDDLKKAEYMQERIGEEFEGVISSVTSFGVFVELPNTIEGLVHITDLDDDYYIFNEAHLSLIGERTKKLYKLGDKVKVECVHVDITNREVFFKITQEPEREAVEDESKDQVLELV; encoded by the coding sequence ATGGGAATAAAACAAACATTAACAAGTTTTATGAAAGAACCTGCATATAGACCAATGGATATAGAAGAATTAGTAGCTGTATTTGATATAAAGAAAAATGAATATAATGCATTTAAGAAGACTTTAAAAATGATGGAAAATGAAGGCTTTATTATAAGGACAAAAAAAGATAAATATATGATTGCTAAAGAAGATCATGAAGAAGAAGGATTAATAGTAGGAACACTTCAGGCCCATGCAAAAGGCTTTGGATTCTTGATTCCAGAAGAAGAGGGACAAAAAGATGTGTTTATTCCAGGCAATTGCATGAAAGGAGCAATGAACGGGGATAAAATATCTGTTAGGATAACTAGAGAAGATACGAATACGAAAAAGAGAGAAGGAGAAGTAGTCGAAATTATAGAAAGAAATACAGCAAAAATAGTTGGTGTATACGAAGACTCTAGAAATTTCGGATTTGTAGTATCTGAGGACCCAAGAATATCAAAAGACGTATTTATATCGAAGAAGGATAGAAATGGAGCTAAAGATGGCGATGTTGTTACAGTTAAAATAACAAAATGGCCAGAAGGAAATAAAAAGGCAGAAGGGGTAGTAACAGAAGTTCTTGGAAGAAAAGGCGATAGGGGAATAGACATTTTGATGATTATCAAGAAGCTAGGACTTCCAGAAGAATTTAGTGAAAAAGTGCTAAATTATGCTGAAAATATTCCAGAAGAAATTGATGAGGAAGAATATAAAGGCAGAAGAGATTTAAGAGATTTAAAAATGGTTACAATAGATGGAGAAGATGCCAAGGATTTAGATGATGCTGTATCTATTGAAAAATTAAGTAATGGAAATTATAAACTTGGCGTTCACATTGCAGATGTAACTCATTATGTTAAAGAAAATAATCCACTGGATAAAGAGGCGTTAAAAAGAGCAACTTCAGTGTATTTAATTGATAGAGTAGTTCCGATGTTACCTAGAAAATTATCTAATGGAATCTGCTCATTAAATCCTAAAGTAGATAGATTAACTTTATCCTGTTTTATGGAGATAGATCATAAAGGAAAAGTTGTAAATCATGAGATAGTGGAATCTATTATTAAGACTAATGAAAGAATGACATATACAGATGTTACGAAGATTTTGAGAGATAATGATGAGGAACTGATAAAGAGATATGATTATCTTTATGAAGATTTTAAGATGATGGAAGAGCTTTGTAAGATTTTAAGAGAAAAAAGAACTAGAAGAGGTGCTATTGATTTTGAAATAGCAGAAGCAAAAATAACACTAAATGAACTTGGGAAACCAATTGAAATTAAACCTTATGAACGTGAAATATCTAACAGGATGATAGAGGAATTTATGTTAGCTGCTAATGAAACAGTTGCGGAGCATATGTTCTGGACTCATTTGCCTTTTGTATATAGAATACATGAGAATCCAGATGAGGAGAAATTAGCTAAGTTTAAGGAATTTGTTTATAATTTAGGGTACAATGTTCATTGGACAGAAGAAATAGTACCTAAGAGCTTTCAAGAAATTTTAGAAAAAGTTAAAGGAAAAAATGAAGAGACTGTCGTGAGCACATTATTGCTCCGCTCTATGATGCAGGCAAAGTATGCACCAGAATGCAGTGGCCATTTTGGACTTGCAGCACAGTACTATTGTCACTTTACGTCTCCAATTAGAAGGTATCCTGATTTACAAATTCATAGAATTATCAAAGAATACCTTCATGGAGAAATGGATGAGAAGAGGATAAATAAGTTAAAGAATATAGTTGGATATGCAGCAAAGCAATCATCAGAAATGGAAAGAAAAGCTCAGGATGCAGAAAGAGAAGTTGATGATCTTAAAAAGGCTGAATATATGCAAGAGCGAATTGGTGAAGAATTTGAAGGAGTTATATCTTCAGTTACATCTTTTGGTGTATTTGTTGAATTGCCTAATACAATTGAAGGTTTAGTTCACATCACTGACTTAGATGATGATTATTATATCTTTAATGAAGCACACTTAAGCCTTATTGGTGAAAGAACTAAAAAGTTATATAAGCTTGGAGATAAAGTAAAAGTAGAATGTGTTCATGTAGATATAACAAATAGAGAAGTATTCTTTAAGATTACTCAGGAGCCTGAAAGAGAAGCAGTAGAAGATGAATCAAAAGATCAAGTGCTAGAATTAGTATAA
- a CDS encoding 5'-nucleotidase C-terminal domain-containing protein: MKKLLKGKKCIAFLTSLFLAITLFTAFPSVGYAANTEKNFDIIEVTDFHGTLNDTSGNPVAGVLADRLSNVKKSNPDRTLILGGGDLYQGSATSNIMKGVPVQEVMSKIGMEVTTLGNHEFDWGLDTTLNTTMKGAAYSIVCSNLYDKQSGKRVFDPYKIINKDGIKIAIIGGITLETETSVSPKYVKDYEFKDLASEINSVAAQIKQSKLADVIIALVHEGDKGDNATGPVFDLANKLQNVDAVFGGHSHTKTAAIAQTTKIPVYIGGSNGKGYIDAKFEITGDKKVVFDTPKLESSYVALDNEQGYKAAKPQTDSDVDKIVKQANKEIEPMTSEVIGYNTESDLTRTLDVSPYGSSILGNWASDVTRNAVKADVGFQNNGGLRIDIPKGNITVGTMWQFMPFDNTIYKLSMTKSQLIEVLEQAVADNSKGLQVSGIKFTYDSKLPSGQRVKSITKEDGSEISDTEKLTVAVPDFVAQGGDSFTAFTKYGGLDVANDTHTLVRDAFIDWCKANKDKNDKNTISNVDIPRMINTSSSITLLATTDVHGTVLNYDYATGKAPAKAQGLAKVSTYVKSVRQNNKNVMLIDNGDTIQGTPLSYYYDIMDTSSEYPMAKVMGAMKYDSWTLGNHEFNYGLDVLNRVIGDYKKEGIAVLGANIYKQDETNFVQPYIIKSFNINGKDIKVAVIGLENKCIPSWEDQKHYEGLHFNDLVDEAKKWVNEVKGKGADVIIVSAHSGQESAADVLPENEVNAIATQVSGIDAIVAGHTHLKVNDLTKKNPEGKIVPIVESTKGATGIAQININVDSNGKVSGLSTKNVDIDNSIQDDPDIVNLINPYEDATIKYVNTKIGTSTGEFTGKDQTSKPTAIMELINEVQKESAGTQLSIAAPLSETAYIPSGDITIKDMMAVYVFENFLYGVKMNGRQLKDWMEYSVRYYAQTSGNNSAITKDSVLNIPDYNLDQLYGATYDIDLTQPACTVDKETGRVISGNRIKNLKVNGVEVKDSDEFTVAINNYRYNGGGGFMKAAGLSNTDPSIVTYDSGKALGDDGQVRSLMTAYIKKHVEISPKCSANWSTVTSIAKEKNVA; the protein is encoded by the coding sequence TTGAAAAAATTATTAAAGGGGAAAAAATGTATAGCTTTTTTAACTAGCTTATTCTTAGCAATTACATTATTTACAGCTTTTCCATCAGTGGGATATGCTGCAAATACTGAAAAAAACTTTGATATTATTGAGGTTACAGATTTTCATGGAACCTTAAATGATACTTCAGGAAATCCAGTTGCAGGAGTTTTGGCAGATAGATTAAGCAACGTAAAAAAATCTAATCCTGATAGAACCTTAATATTAGGAGGCGGGGATTTATATCAGGGATCTGCAACATCCAACATTATGAAAGGAGTCCCAGTTCAGGAAGTCATGTCTAAAATAGGCATGGAGGTAACTACTCTAGGTAATCATGAATTTGACTGGGGATTAGACACAACTTTAAATACAACTATGAAGGGTGCAGCATATTCAATAGTGTGCAGCAATTTATATGATAAACAAAGTGGGAAGAGAGTATTTGATCCGTATAAAATTATAAATAAAGATGGAATCAAGATTGCAATTATCGGAGGAATAACACTAGAAACAGAAACAAGTGTATCACCTAAGTATGTGAAAGATTATGAATTTAAAGATTTGGCAAGTGAAATTAATTCAGTTGCAGCACAAATAAAACAAAGTAAATTAGCAGATGTAATAATAGCGTTAGTACATGAAGGTGATAAAGGTGACAATGCTACAGGACCAGTATTTGATTTAGCCAATAAACTTCAAAATGTAGATGCGGTGTTTGGAGGTCATAGCCATACTAAAACTGCAGCAATAGCTCAAACTACTAAAATTCCAGTTTATATTGGCGGTTCTAATGGGAAAGGATATATAGATGCAAAATTTGAAATAACTGGTGATAAAAAAGTTGTATTTGATACACCAAAACTTGAATCAAGTTACGTAGCTTTAGATAATGAACAAGGATATAAGGCTGCTAAACCACAAACTGATAGCGATGTTGATAAAATTGTTAAACAGGCTAACAAAGAGATAGAGCCCATGACTAGTGAAGTTATTGGATATAATACAGAAAGCGATTTAACAAGAACATTGGATGTATCTCCTTATGGATCATCAATACTTGGAAATTGGGCATCTGATGTTACAAGGAATGCAGTTAAAGCTGATGTAGGCTTTCAAAATAATGGAGGCCTTAGAATAGATATACCTAAAGGAAATATTACAGTAGGTACTATGTGGCAGTTTATGCCTTTTGATAATACGATATATAAATTAAGCATGACAAAGTCTCAATTAATAGAAGTTTTAGAACAGGCAGTTGCAGATAACAGTAAGGGGTTACAAGTATCAGGTATTAAGTTTACTTATGATTCAAAACTTCCATCAGGGCAAAGGGTTAAATCTATAACAAAAGAAGATGGAAGTGAAATTAGTGATACTGAAAAGCTAACTGTAGCAGTTCCAGATTTCGTGGCTCAAGGTGGAGATTCATTTACAGCATTTACAAAGTACGGCGGATTAGATGTGGCAAATGACACTCATACTTTGGTAAGAGATGCATTTATAGACTGGTGCAAAGCTAATAAAGATAAAAATGATAAGAATACAATATCTAATGTGGATATTCCAAGAATGATTAACACATCTAGTTCAATAACTTTGCTCGCAACAACAGATGTTCATGGCACAGTTTTAAATTATGATTATGCAACAGGAAAAGCACCAGCTAAGGCACAGGGCTTAGCTAAAGTTTCAACATATGTTAAAAGTGTAAGACAAAATAATAAGAACGTTATGTTAATTGATAATGGTGATACAATTCAGGGAACACCACTTTCGTATTATTACGATATAATGGATACAAGCTCAGAATATCCAATGGCTAAAGTCATGGGAGCAATGAAATATGATTCTTGGACTTTAGGAAATCATGAATTTAATTATGGCTTAGACGTATTAAATAGAGTGATTGGAGATTATAAAAAAGAAGGAATAGCAGTACTTGGAGCTAATATATATAAGCAGGATGAAACAAATTTTGTACAACCATATATAATTAAAAGTTTTAATATTAATGGAAAAGATATAAAAGTTGCAGTTATAGGATTGGAAAATAAGTGCATACCAAGCTGGGAAGATCAAAAGCACTACGAAGGCTTACATTTTAATGACCTTGTAGATGAAGCTAAGAAATGGGTAAATGAAGTAAAAGGAAAAGGAGCAGATGTAATTATAGTTTCAGCACATAGTGGTCAAGAAAGTGCTGCAGATGTTTTGCCAGAAAATGAAGTTAATGCAATAGCAACTCAAGTTAGCGGTATAGATGCAATTGTTGCAGGGCATACTCATCTAAAGGTTAATGACTTAACTAAAAAGAATCCTGAAGGTAAAATCGTTCCAATAGTTGAATCAACTAAAGGGGCAACAGGAATTGCACAAATAAATATCAATGTTGATTCAAATGGGAAAGTTTCTGGGCTTTCAACAAAGAATGTTGATATAGATAATAGTATACAAGATGATCCAGACATAGTTAATTTAATCAATCCATATGAAGATGCTACAATAAAATATGTAAACACAAAGATTGGAACTTCAACTGGAGAATTTACTGGAAAGGATCAAACTAGTAAGCCGACAGCAATTATGGAATTAATTAATGAAGTTCAAAAAGAAAGTGCAGGAACACAATTGTCTATAGCAGCACCATTAAGTGAAACTGCATATATACCAAGTGGTGATATTACCATTAAAGATATGATGGCGGTTTATGTTTTTGAAAACTTTTTATATGGAGTTAAGATGAACGGCAGACAGTTAAAAGATTGGATGGAATATTCAGTTAGGTATTATGCCCAAACAAGTGGAAATAATTCAGCAATAACTAAAGATTCAGTATTAAATATTCCTGATTATAACTTAGATCAACTATATGGTGCAACTTATGATATAGATTTAACTCAGCCTGCATGTACTGTTGATAAAGAAACTGGAAGAGTTATTTCAGGAAATAGAATAAAGAACTTAAAAGTCAATGGAGTAGAGGTAAAAGATTCAGATGAATTTACTGTTGCAATCAATAATTACAGATATAATGGCGGTGGCGGTTTTATGAAGGCAGCAGGATTGAGCAATACTGATCCAAGCATAGTAACTTATGATTCTGGCAAGGCTCTTGGTGATGATGGACAGGTAAGAAGCTTAATGACAGCATATATAAAAAAACATGTAGAAATATCTCCTAAATGTTCAGCAAATTGGAGCACAGTAACAAGTATAGCCAAAGAAAAAAATGTAGCTTAA
- the smpB gene encoding SsrA-binding protein SmpB, protein MARKKNENSLAENRKARHDYFVEEAMEAGLVLVGTEVKSIRNGRVNLKDCYADIYNGEIFIKNMHISPYEQGNIFNVDPLRERKLLLHRDQIRRLDGLVSQDGYTLVPLSLYLKEGKVKVALGVCRGKKNYDKRDSMLEKAHKRDIDRAMKEKYK, encoded by the coding sequence ATGGCAAGAAAAAAGAATGAGAATTCATTAGCTGAAAATAGAAAAGCAAGACATGATTATTTTGTTGAAGAAGCAATGGAAGCAGGCTTAGTTTTAGTTGGAACAGAAGTTAAATCTATAAGAAACGGGAGAGTAAATCTTAAAGATTGTTATGCAGATATATATAATGGTGAAATATTTATAAAAAATATGCATATTTCACCATATGAACAAGGAAATATATTTAATGTAGATCCGCTTCGTGAAAGAAAATTATTATTGCATAGAGATCAAATACGAAGGCTTGATGGTTTAGTATCTCAAGATGGATATACATTAGTACCGTTATCACTATATCTAAAAGAAGGTAAAGTTAAAGTGGCTCTTGGAGTGTGCAGAGGTAAGAAGAATTACGACAAGAGAGATTCAATGCTTGAAAAAGCACACAAAAGAGATATTGATAGAGCAATGAAGGAAAAATATAAATAG
- a CDS encoding nitrogenase component 1: protein MGNNENINLKQTNSINQVRYGCAIGSIYSVSSIPGAMPIVNCGPGCADKQYTSLAFYNGFQGGGYSGGAVSPSSNAGENEVVFGGENRLRELIKSSLKIMEADLFVVLTGCIGEIVGDDVGSVVGEFQKKGVPIVYADTGGFKGNNFVGHELVTKAIIDQYVGDYEGEKEKGLVNVWSLLPYQNTFWRGDLTEIKRVLEGAGLKVNILFGPESKGVSEWKSIPKAQFNLVLSPWLGLDTAKHLENKYGQPFLHVSTIPIGAKETTEFLRNVVDFAGIDKQKSEEFIKNEEKNYYYYLEHFSDFYAEYWWGLPAKYAVVGDSAYNLALNKFLVNQLGLIPAKQIITENPPDQYREAIAREYKTLAEDVSTDVDFAEDGYIIGQLLKQTDFGHKPPIIFGTTWERDTAKELKGAIIEVGFPASYEVVLARTYIGYRGALNLLEKIYTTAISASA, encoded by the coding sequence ATGGGAAATAATGAAAACATAAATTTAAAACAGACAAATTCTATAAACCAAGTCCGTTATGGGTGTGCAATAGGGTCAATATATAGCGTATCATCTATTCCAGGAGCAATGCCAATTGTAAATTGTGGACCAGGATGTGCAGATAAACAATATACAAGTCTTGCATTTTATAATGGATTCCAAGGTGGAGGATATAGTGGAGGTGCAGTATCACCAAGTTCCAATGCAGGTGAAAACGAAGTTGTATTTGGTGGGGAAAATCGCCTTAGAGAACTAATAAAATCATCACTTAAGATTATGGAAGCGGATTTATTTGTCGTTTTAACAGGGTGTATTGGAGAAATTGTAGGAGATGATGTAGGATCAGTGGTTGGAGAATTTCAAAAAAAAGGAGTTCCTATAGTATATGCTGATACTGGTGGGTTTAAAGGAAATAATTTTGTAGGTCATGAATTAGTTACAAAAGCTATTATTGATCAATACGTAGGAGATTATGAGGGGGAAAAAGAAAAAGGGTTAGTTAATGTATGGTCACTATTGCCTTATCAAAATACTTTTTGGAGAGGGGATCTTACAGAAATTAAGCGTGTACTAGAAGGGGCTGGATTAAAGGTTAATATTTTATTTGGGCCAGAATCAAAAGGAGTAAGTGAATGGAAAAGCATTCCTAAGGCACAATTTAATTTAGTGCTTTCACCTTGGCTTGGATTAGATACAGCAAAACATCTAGAAAATAAATATGGACAACCATTTTTGCATGTTTCAACTATACCAATTGGAGCAAAAGAAACAACTGAATTTTTACGTAATGTAGTAGACTTCGCAGGAATTGATAAGCAAAAATCTGAAGAATTTATAAAGAATGAAGAAAAAAATTATTATTACTATCTAGAACATTTTTCAGATTTTTATGCAGAATACTGGTGGGGGTTACCAGCTAAATATGCAGTAGTAGGAGATAGTGCATATAATTTAGCACTTAATAAGTTCTTAGTTAATCAGCTTGGATTGATTCCAGCTAAACAAATTATTACAGAAAATCCTCCAGATCAATATAGAGAAGCAATTGCAAGGGAGTATAAAACTTTAGCAGAAGATGTTTCTACAGATGTTGATTTTGCAGAGGATGGATATATAATAGGCCAATTATTAAAGCAGACAGATTTTGGACATAAGCCACCAATCATTTTTGGAACAACATGGGAAAGAGATACTGCAAAAGAATTAAAAGGAGCTATTATTGAAGTTGGATTCCCAGCGTCTTATGAGGTGGTTTTAGCAAGAACTTATATAGGATACAGAGGAGCATTAAATTTATTGGAAAAGATTTATACTACAGCAATTAGTGCAAGTGCATAA
- a CDS encoding amidohydrolase yields the protein MSIDDIIYKINEDKDKLIELRRWFHAHPESSFKEFETSKRIKYELDKLQIPYKSVGETGIVGIIRSETYSDKNIPVIGLRADIDALEIEEKNEVEYKSLNKGLMHACGHDAHIASLLEAAKILNDQKDKLPVVVKLIFQPAEEVGKGASLIRKSGFIDDVEAFFGIHVSTEIETGKIAIGKGLIMAGSNSLKIVVKGVSGHGGKPDEAVDAIVAGSAIVGALQQVVSRESKPTEPTVITIGKFNAGTRENIIANEAILSGTIRIANEENRRKVVESVKRIVSYTAEAYRAKADIKSNIATVPVINDENLYSIGFEAAKSIVAKENIIEPQITMVTEDFGIYNLIAAGFYAWVGTKKEPYYPNHHEKFDIDEDSLSIAAALYVEFVFKYSER from the coding sequence ATGAGTATAGATGATATCATATATAAAATAAATGAAGATAAAGATAAGCTTATAGAGCTTAGAAGATGGTTTCATGCACATCCAGAATCAAGCTTCAAGGAGTTTGAAACAAGTAAAAGAATTAAGTATGAGCTTGATAAGCTACAAATTCCTTATAAAAGTGTTGGTGAAACAGGTATTGTAGGGATTATTAGAAGTGAAACCTATTCTGATAAGAATATACCAGTTATTGGACTTAGAGCAGATATTGATGCTCTTGAAATTGAAGAAAAAAATGAAGTTGAATATAAATCTTTAAATAAAGGCCTAATGCATGCCTGTGGACATGATGCTCACATAGCTTCATTATTAGAAGCAGCCAAAATACTTAATGATCAAAAAGATAAATTACCTGTAGTAGTTAAACTGATATTTCAACCAGCAGAGGAAGTTGGAAAGGGCGCTTCATTGATCAGAAAATCTGGTTTTATAGATGATGTAGAGGCATTCTTTGGGATACATGTAAGTACTGAGATTGAAACAGGAAAAATAGCGATAGGAAAAGGCTTGATAATGGCTGGTTCTAATAGTTTGAAGATAGTTGTTAAAGGGGTAAGTGGACATGGAGGAAAACCAGATGAGGCAGTAGATGCAATTGTTGCAGGAAGTGCAATTGTAGGAGCTCTTCAACAGGTTGTATCAAGAGAAAGCAAGCCTACAGAGCCGACTGTTATAACAATCGGAAAGTTTAATGCTGGAACTAGGGAAAATATAATAGCAAATGAAGCTATACTAAGTGGAACCATTCGTATTGCGAATGAGGAAAATCGCAGAAAAGTGGTAGAATCAGTAAAGCGAATAGTTAGTTATACAGCAGAAGCATATAGAGCTAAAGCAGATATTAAATCAAACATAGCAACTGTCCCAGTAATAAATGATGAAAATTTATATAGCATAGGTTTTGAGGCAGCAAAATCAATAGTTGCAAAGGAAAATATAATTGAACCACAAATCACTATGGTGACTGAAGATTTTGGAATTTATAATTTAATAGCAGCAGGATTTTATGCATGGGTTGGTACTAAAAAGGAACCCTATTACCCTAATCATCATGAGAAATTTGATATTGATGAAGACTCTCTTAGTATAGCAGCTGCATTATATGTTGAATTTGTATTTAAATATAGTGAAAGATAG
- a CDS encoding nitrogenase component 1, with amino-acid sequence MEHKKINLYIPEVEPREQRLGTIIAWDGKASELSEQSAYERRGCSGKGKQCRLCEIKGPFTQGSVCSEQMVECQAGNVRDAVLIQHSPIGCAAGQVPYNSIYRNGLALRNLPVENIRIICTNLDESDMVFGGVKKLKQSIKDAFERYNPKAIFLGTSCATGIIGEDMESVATEAEKEINIPVIPLACEGFRSKHWSTGFDATQHGILRKIVRKNPKKQEDLINVINLWGSDVFTPILGELGLRVNYIVDLATVDDLAKLSEAAATVGFCYTLSSYMAAALEQEFGVTEIKAPQPYGFAGTDAWLREIARVTHREELAEAYIKKEHERVKPKLQELREKLKGVKGYVATGSAYAHGLITVLRELGVEVNGSLVFHHDPVYDSGDPKQDSLKFLIDNYDDVPSFSVSNRQQYQFYGLLKKTNPDFILIRHNGLAPLASRLGIPAAPLGDEHLAIGYDGMINLGEAVLDVLAHKKFHQDLKEHVKLPYTQWWLNQEDPYILAKHPEILNEKII; translated from the coding sequence ATGGAGCATAAAAAAATTAATCTTTATATTCCAGAAGTTGAGCCAAGGGAGCAAAGGCTTGGAACAATAATTGCATGGGATGGAAAAGCTTCAGAGTTATCAGAACAATCAGCATATGAGCGCAGAGGATGCAGTGGAAAAGGAAAACAGTGCAGGCTTTGTGAAATAAAAGGACCTTTTACACAGGGGTCAGTATGCAGCGAACAAATGGTTGAATGTCAGGCTGGAAATGTAAGAGATGCAGTACTTATTCAACATTCACCTATAGGGTGTGCAGCAGGACAAGTACCTTATAATTCCATTTACCGTAATGGACTTGCTCTTAGAAATTTACCTGTGGAAAATATAAGAATTATCTGCACTAATTTAGATGAAAGTGACATGGTATTTGGTGGGGTTAAAAAATTAAAACAATCAATTAAAGATGCATTTGAAAGATATAACCCTAAAGCTATATTTTTAGGTACTTCTTGTGCAACAGGAATTATTGGAGAGGATATGGAAAGTGTAGCTACTGAAGCAGAAAAAGAAATTAACATACCAGTAATTCCACTTGCTTGTGAAGGATTCAGATCTAAGCATTGGAGTACTGGTTTTGATGCCACCCAACATGGAATTCTAAGAAAAATTGTACGTAAAAACCCTAAAAAACAAGAGGATTTAATTAATGTAATTAATCTTTGGGGTTCTGATGTATTTACACCTATACTTGGTGAATTAGGATTAAGGGTAAATTATATTGTAGATTTAGCAACAGTAGATGATCTTGCTAAGCTTTCAGAAGCAGCAGCAACTGTAGGTTTTTGTTACACTTTATCATCTTATATGGCAGCAGCATTAGAACAGGAATTTGGAGTTACGGAAATTAAGGCACCACAGCCTTATGGCTTTGCAGGAACAGATGCCTGGCTTCGCGAAATTGCAAGAGTTACACATAGGGAAGAGCTTGCAGAAGCTTATATTAAAAAAGAACATGAAAGAGTAAAGCCTAAATTACAAGAACTTAGAGAAAAACTTAAAGGTGTTAAAGGATATGTTGCAACTGGTTCAGCTTATGCACATGGATTAATTACTGTTCTAAGAGAATTAGGAGTAGAAGTGAATGGCTCTTTAGTTTTTCATCATGATCCAGTTTATGATAGCGGAGATCCAAAACAGGATTCGCTTAAATTCTTAATAGATAATTATGATGATGTCCCTTCGTTTAGTGTAAGTAACAGGCAGCAATATCAATTTTATGGACTATTAAAAAAGACAAATCCGGATTTTATATTAATTAGACATAATGGACTTGCACCTTTAGCTTCAAGACTCGGAATACCAGCAGCTCCACTTGGAGATGAACATCTTGCTATTGGATATGATGGAATGATTAATTTAGGAGAAGCGGTTTTAGATGTCCTTGCACATAAAAAATTCCATCAAGATTTAAAGGAACATGTTAAATTGCCTTATACGCAGTGGTGGCTTAATCAAGAAGATCCTTATATACTTGCAAAACATCCAGAGATATTAAATGAAAAAATAATATAG
- a CDS encoding MetQ/NlpA family ABC transporter substrate-binding protein produces MNKRIFMKSMSFILFILTIIGSFIGCSNKTQEVEKNKPKEEIKIKVGTTSDEPRVWEAVEKKLESDGIKIEIVNFANGANPNQALADGEIDLNAFQHYAYFNKNIKDLNLDLTAIGDTIIVPLNLFSKNIKSISELKSGAKIGVPNDVTNEGRALLVLQKAGIIKVKAGSGQTPGLADVESNPLNIEFVELPGAQLPRSLNDVDAAIINCGYAVDAGLDLKNDVIFSDKVDINSDDYKPYINIIAARTKDKDNETYKKIVKAYNSDEVKEAIKEVYKGAALPAWK; encoded by the coding sequence ATGAATAAAAGAATTTTTATGAAAAGCATGAGTTTTATTTTATTTATTTTAACGATAATTGGATCATTTATTGGCTGTAGTAATAAAACTCAAGAAGTAGAAAAAAATAAACCAAAGGAAGAAATTAAAATTAAAGTTGGAACCACATCAGATGAACCAAGAGTATGGGAAGCTGTTGAAAAAAAATTAGAAAGTGATGGTATAAAAATTGAGATAGTTAATTTTGCTAATGGTGCAAATCCAAATCAAGCTCTTGCAGATGGTGAAATAGATTTAAATGCTTTTCAACATTATGCATATTTCAACAAAAATATAAAAGATTTAAATTTAGATCTCACTGCTATTGGTGATACCATAATAGTTCCACTAAATTTATTTTCAAAGAATATAAAGTCAATATCTGAATTGAAAAGCGGAGCTAAAATTGGTGTACCCAATGATGTTACAAATGAAGGAAGAGCACTTTTGGTACTTCAAAAAGCAGGGATAATAAAAGTAAAAGCAGGCTCAGGACAAACACCAGGATTAGCGGATGTTGAATCAAATCCACTAAATATAGAATTTGTTGAATTACCAGGAGCACAGCTGCCAAGGTCGTTAAATGATGTTGATGCAGCTATAATAAATTGCGGATATGCTGTTGATGCTGGATTAGATTTAAAAAATGATGTGATTTTTTCAGATAAAGTTGATATTAATAGTGATGACTATAAACCGTATATAAATATTATTGCTGCTAGAACAAAGGATAAAGATAATGAGACGTATAAAAAAATAGTAAAAGCCTATAATAGCGATGAAGTAAAGGAGGCTATAAAAGAAGTATATAAGGGAGCAGCATTGCCAGCATGGAAGTAA